cagcatttataggggcggctggtgattgagccaacTCTACAAATCGCAACACTGGGAGCAGCAGGTGAATGAGCTTTCCCTATAAATtgatccatttgtaggggcgactcgtatCACTAGccacccctactgtgccatttataGGGTCGGCTGATCTCGTATGTCACGagcacgcccactgtaggggcgcctcCATTCCAGCCGCTCCTATAAAAAAATTGAGCCGTTGCTATAAAtattttctgtagtagtgggagAAGGACACCGCCGCTAGCCAGGGAGGGAGCGGGGGTATGGAGAAGACGGCAGGGGGCGCGGAGCGCAGTCAGGGAGGGGGGGCACTGTGGATGAATTGTTTTTCGTTTTTTTAGAAATCGAGGGGAGCGGATAAGAATGCCTTCAGGGCCTCCCGCCTGCCAGCAGGTCCGTCCGGCGCATAAGGACGCCCGTATACAATCATTATCGAATTCCCAACAATTCTTTGGTAGATTAGATTAGGAATCGAGGAAAAGTTGCCTCGTTATTAAGCCCAAGAGGTAAATGGGATAGATGCAAATAGAGGATGACGTTATGTCTGATGAATCCAGCCAGGGACGACAACGCCCACGCTTTCTAGCATCGCTCCACTACCCGGAGTCCCGCACAGTCTCGTACGTGGAGAGAAGAATTCTTGAGACTAATAATAGATTTCATTAATAATAGATAGGGATGAATAGTAGAAGAAAGTTGTCCAGCAATTTATCACTTATGTGCGGTTCATCTTCTTTGATTCTAAATTTAAAATTGCTAGCAcaataataatgccatgtttgtTTCTGGCAGATAGTAGTTATTTGCTAATAATAATAATCTCTTTTGGATCCAAACAGGTATGGATAGTAGACTAGCTAATTATTAGTTGGACCTCTAGATAATAACTACTCCTtcagttttaaattataagtcgctttgacttttttgcttCATTcgttttgctatatatctagatgcataacaaaataaatatatcaaaaaagtcaaaacggcttataatttgaaacggatggaGTATATCACTAGTTGGACAAATCAGTTAAtagcagcatgttcgcttgtctgaattttggaggaatctggatggtttggaggaatgcttgaggaatttatgagagaaaaacaccgttccggatgaaaaaataagcggatcaagccggatttaagaGCACGCGAACGGGGGCCAATAGGTGGACCCCACAGCCCAATCTTCCCCGGTCTTACTATCCATGGCAACGCACACATATATACTTGCCTATTTGTATAATGTATATATCAAATCAAACATAAAAGTAAAACTTGATAGATTGATACTACGATTAGACACCGATCGGTTTAAAAAACCAACGTATTGCTTCTCCCGTTGCGAATCACGTGAACCGCAATGCTTCATTAATGTCTCCTAAGATGCTTGAGTCTGACTGAAGATCAACGACCTGTTCGTtttggctgaaacgatcgtgaattattactggtgactggtttggtgtgagaaaaaaatattatcctaacttataatccacgatcgtttacgaccaagcgaacatgctaCAAGATGGTTTTGGTTCTATGAACGTATTCCCTGACTTTCCTCTAGCCTGCATATAAGAATGTTTATAAAGTTCTAAGCTATATATAAGGTAGATGACCATATGTCGTTTTTATTTTAGAACCGACTATTTGCCGATATGTATGGGAGCCTTAAATCTATCGGACGTAGTATTACGTATTACTTGCGTCCCCCAGTTCCGGACTTGGTTGGGCCGGTGTACCGGTTGGGCGTCTGCTTGGTTCGAGTAGGACCTGGGCTTGGAGGAATCCATCGCGTGGGTTCCGAGTCTGCGTGGCCCAGTTTTCCTGCAGGCTGCAGCAACCGACTCGTTGAGACGCTCGAGTCCGCCTGTCACCGGGTtgcggccggccggccgcccgGGGCTATAAAAATCTGGATCCATGGCGACGTCGCCAGGTCCTCTCAAGTCCCAATTCCCAACAACCGTACACGCCCGTACCAACAACTACCATCATCTCTCGATCTCAACCGACTGGATCGGTCTCCTTGGCGGCGCGTCCAGAGACAGCTCGTTGAGAAACAAGAAGTGCCGTGATGGCGGCGGCCAGGCACTGCCCGTCTTGGGCAGACTTGCGGCCAGAGCTTCTGGGCCTTGTACTCAGGCGCCTCCCCTCCCTAGCCGACCGTGTTCGACTTGGAGCCGTCTGCCGCGCATGGCATCGCATTGCTGCAGAGGAGCCTCTTCCCCCTCCGCTACCGTGGCTGACCTTACTCGACGGCACCTTCCTTAACATCTCAGACGGCGAGATTCACCACATGCGTGTGCCGGAGGATGCCTCTCTCCATGGCTCCGTGGGCAACTGGCTCTTCCTCCGGCGCCTCGGTGGCAAGCTCGCATTGATGAACCCTTTCTCCAAGTGCGTTGTGGGGCTTCCTATGAAAGCCAACGGCTACTACGGGGATTCGATATTCTTCAAGCTAGTGCCGCTCTCCACTCTTGATCTGTCATCGGATTCCCTTTTTGCTGTGCTGATCTTGACCTCAAAATGGCAGTGTGTAATTTCCATTGGCCGGCGGTCCTCGTCTGCCATTGCAGTCCAAATGCCCGAGTACATCTTTGACATCGCATTCTTTGAAGGGAAGTTGTATGCTCTCTCACTCAAGAAGCTCTTTGCCTTCGAGATTGTTTCGAGCTATGAAGGTGGCAAGCCGCCAAGTGTCTCATCTATCAAACACGTGGCTAACGCCGTCCAGAATCCAGGGATAGTATGCTTAGCCATTGCTGATAAGACGTATATGAGCTTATATCGGAGTTACCTTGCTGAATCCAACGGTAAATTGTTACAGATAAGGCGATTGCTTCGAGACTTAACCGCTTTACCAGAGGATGATAGTTCGGAGGATGATAATTTGGAGGCGAAGAATTTTGTTACCATTTCATTTGAAGTCTTTGAGCTCGACTTGACCACCAATTCCCATCATAAGTGGAGAAGGCTCAATACCTTGGGGGACCAAGCACTCTTTGTTGGCACCTACTCCAAGTTTCTCCCTGCTTCTGAATGTGGAGCTCAGGAGAACTGCATCTATTTTGTGTGTGACTATGATCGTGAACATTGGACAGCAGATCCTTTTCGTGACTCTGGTGTTTTCAACATGAGTAATGGGACGATCACTCCTTTATTGCCGGACACAACAGTTGTGCGTCCACAGGGCTGCAAAGGGCTTCCAACATGGTTTTTCCTTACTAAAACTATGTAATACGCATTGGATTCCTTTTTTAAACCACCACCGAAAAACCATCCTACTAGCCTAATAGCATGATTTGTCGCTCCAAAATTCTGTGCCAGTGCTGCTAGCCTAATACCTTCATCTTGGGATGTACTTCTCTTTATTGGCGATTGAGCAGCTTTGTGGTTTTATGCCCATAAATACCCAACGTATGAGTGCCTTGCTCCATATTAAATGTTCAATGTTTACTTTGTATATTATGACGTGCTTTTAATGTATACTTTTAAAGGTAAGATCATTATAGTATACATTGAGTGTCGATTAAACCTTCGGATTTAACATCACGACAATCTGATTAACCCCCTAATTAATTCTCCTAATCAGCCTAGAGCTCAGGAGGCTACACTCGTCGTGTACGCTCACACGTTGAAAGGTCctcatggctagaggggggtgaatagcctattaaaaatctacaacaacactaagacaagaggttagataattatgagacgaatcgaatattgcgctagcctactaaaaatacaagccacctaccaacaattctagtcaattatgatcactaggcactcaAGGTCTATGTCGCTACTCTCTACACTTGTTGAGCTAGCTAGGAACTAAAAAAACTAAGAAGCTAAGCTACACaactagctacaactaccacaagctctacaaggtaaaaacacaaagtaatgcaagagagtggtagagaagATATACCACCGTGGCAAGTGACCAATCAAATGAAATACCAAAGAATATCAAGGAGACAAAGCTGACACAATGAattttcctccgaggttcacttgcctgCCGGAAagttagtccccgttgtggcaattcactcacttggaggttcacgcgctaataggcatcacacgcctaacccgcaactgGGTGCCGCa
The nucleotide sequence above comes from Miscanthus floridulus cultivar M001 chromosome 18, ASM1932011v1, whole genome shotgun sequence. Encoded proteins:
- the LOC136523525 gene encoding uncharacterized protein; the encoded protein is MAAARHCPSWADLRPELLGLVLRRLPSLADRVRLGAVCRAWHRIAAEEPLPPPLPWLTLLDGTFLNISDGEIHHMRVPEDASLHGSVGNWLFLRRLGGKLALMNPFSKCVVGLPMKANGYYGDSIFFKLVPLSTLDLSSDSLFAVLILTSKWQCVISIGRRSSSAIAVQMPEYIFDIAFFEGKLYALSLKKLFAFEIVSSYEGGKPPSVSSIKHVANAVQNPGIVCLAIADKTYMSLYRSYLAESNGKLLQIRRLLRDLTALPEDDSSEDDNLEAKNFVTISFEVFELDLTTNSHHKWRRLNTLGDQALFVGTYSKFLPASECGAQENCIYFVCDYDREHWTADPFRDSGVFNMSNGTITPLLPDTTVVRPQGCKGLPTWFFLTKTM